Genomic DNA from Asterias amurensis chromosome 2, ASM3211899v1:
TCTTGTAAATCAGATGGATTCAAATAATAATGATGAATTTGTTCATTTTATGATAATACAATATTGCTAAAATACATACTCCTTACACTTGTGGCTGTTTTAGCTAGAACTTGGATCTGTTTGCACAATTAAGCATTAAGTTGAAATTAGctgagcagcattttctgctaaacagctttaagaATTTGGGCCCAGCAACTTTcagtgtacaaaatgtacagtaTAGAACATGTTGCAGATCACTCAGAGAACCAGTTAAAAACAAACGCATTACACAtgggtattttggctggtaacctgtttctactCAGGAAGAAATCTAAGTAACTAAGCATAGACGTAAAACAAAGGGGGAAACTGCCCTCCCTCACTCGAGCAAAACATTGGTAAAATTCAGACACTGGTAAGAAAAAAATGGTAAGAGgtagcaaaaacaaatttccatcCAGTATTACAAATTGGTACTTATGTTTTATGTAACATTCTGGGCAAATCAACCAGCTCTATACCCCCTTCAACCAATTAATAGTTTGTTCCCCATCATTAATAGTTAAACATGGAGCATTAAAACTGCTTTTACAACATGCATTACCACAAATGTTgttaagaaaatgaaaaaatagtTCAAAACTTTGACCAGCATTCACGACAATGTATAATTTTTGCAAACTGAGTCGGTgacaaaatgttcacaattgatttgtacatgtataaacccAAGTCTTCATGGGAAAAACAAATGTATATGTTTTTCCCATGAAGACTTGGAATTGCTGCCCAGTGAAAAATTTCCCTCGTACAGTGTATAGCACATGTGTAGACATATGTAGCACAGGCTTCGATAggtgctactcaaaaatcatcatttgacACTAAATATCAGCTCAGCCAGTGTGCATGGTGTGCACAGACCTGTTCAGTCTTTTTCAGATACTTTGTGAAAATGCCTAAACAGTATGTGGCAAAGAGATAATCAAATTCTACAGAACTAACTTCACATTTTCATTAAACTAAATGTTGAAATTAAGTGTGACATAATTTCTCCTTCACAAGGATAATCATTTTGGCACAAATTTACATAATGCATATTCAAcagcaaataaaacacaaaataagaaGCAGGGAATACAAATGAATAAAttcatgaaagaaaacaaaaatctacatCAGTAAAAATAATGTTCAAACATGTATGTCATACATCTAGCTATACTAACACATTTACACAAGTCATTATTATAAATTtggtaaacaaatattaaaaaaatatcataTCTGTTCAAAAATTGAAACGAAAGAATGATCTCGTCCGTACCACAAAtaattccctgaaaataaaaacgGAAACATCTCCGAAAGAAAAATGTCCCTTTAGTAAACTTCAGTAATGATtatttacaaaatttgaaaatggaACTGGATTGGGTGTGGAGCTATTGATACAATCAAACTAGATTTTGCTCGTTTCTTTAAAggctatggacactattggtaattgtcaaagaccagtcttctcattttgtgtatctcaataacaaacctgtgaaaatttcagctcaatcggtcatcgaacttgcgagataataatgacagaaaaaacacccttgtcacacaaagttgtgtgcgcttagatggttgatttcgagacctcaaattctaaacctgaggtctcgaaatcaaattcgtggaaaattattttctcgaaaaaatatgtcacttcagagggagccatatctcataatgttttataccatcaacctctccccattactcgtcaccaagaaaggttttacactaataattattttgagtaattaccaatagtgtccactgcctttaacagttgtTTCAAATGCAAAGAATTCAGAGCTCAAAGTCTTGAAGCTTTGTTTCGCAACAGCAATGTTACCTTCACACCAACACAGCAACCGACTCCAACTCTCTGTGGTAATTGACTGGAACAGAATCCTTCAAATTCAATGAGTGACAGGCCTGCAGTCAATCTCAGTCGAAACTTTACACAACTGCATAATTCCGCATGCGCAGCGTTTATAGCGCAACTTGCGCCAAAAACGTTGCgtaagtggacttacgcagttgattaaagtttcatgaaatcgaCCGCTGGAATTACCGGGAATAAAATGAAGGCCAAAGAGACCATGTCCTCTGTTGCCCTGagtttggccttggtgccctttacaaaggttTCCCactgaagtgccctttgcaaaatgaaaacgaccttgcccttttaaagatgaaattccaggcctggagtGATGAAAACCCGAAGTAGACAAACTTGTTAGTGACTGGCAATGAAGGACCAGCTATCTTTTCATTTCATTGGTCGATCAGCTTTCTCACTAGTCTATTATTAAATGTGGGTCAAAATTGAACTAGACAGCCGGACCAGTAGTGAGTAAAGTTCTGGCCAGTGGATTGTCGTTAAAGGTGAACTCTGCCCTGACAACTTTTGCTTCTTATGAAGTGTTGGAAAGGGGGCCTGTAATAAATCATTTTTTCTAAAAGCCATCAACGCAGTCGGCATGAACATCAAACGCAACGGCTTCTGTTGGGTCTTGAGGTCCACTACTTCATTTCAGTTCAAAGTGAAGTAACATGATGGAATATTTGTATATCGCTTCAAGGCTAATCACATCAATAACAAGTACAAACATTTTGAGAGGGATAGTCATTTAAAATTagaataataatacatgtattttgattagaaaaagataatttcataattttaaagtttaagtAAATAAACAACTAAAATCCTACAACCACACATAATATCAACAGCAgcttgaaataaaaatgactaATTATTCACTTTTACCATATGGAGTTTGGCCAACTATCTGCATCAACCATTAAACAGATTAATAATCCTTGATTGACAGACATAGATCTTGGATCTACATTTATCGGGTCCATTGAAAGTGtacctacatgtaaatgaatAACATCGGCTTGTATGATTGCAGGCCTGATTTTCAAATAAAAGTGCacgtttcaaaatgaaaatggtcttgcccttTTCGGCATGTTCAAGGatgtaattcaaggcctgtcAACAAATCAAAATAGTCAGTGCGTAGGTGAAGATTCGGTCAAAGTTCAGTCAATTGGTGACGAGTGCCGTCTCATTTTCTTAGTTGGAGGAGGGCTAGGGGTGACGCTGATTTCACTTGTATTGTCTATTTCCTCCGTAGTGCCGGGATCAAAGTCGTCTTCTGAGACATTGGACGACTCGTCAGAGGACATCTCCCGTATGTCTCCTGGCTTCTGGAAATTGATCTTAACGAGAAGCTTCTGAAGTTGCTGGGCTCGGCTGGCCTTCTTGGGGCCAGTATCTGGCGGTGGTTTCATCACCTTCCTCGGCTGTTTAGCCAACTTCTTTGCCGGAGACTTCTTCACTTGAGACTTCTTCGCTGGAGACTTCTTTACTTGAGACTTCTTAGCTGGTGTCTTCTTTGCTGGAGACTTCCCTCCGCTGTTTTTCCTGGGACGACCTAGCGgctttgtctttgtctttgccTTTTTAGGTGACTCTTTTACCTTAGCTTTCGGCGTCACTTTTTTCGTCTTCCCTGGAGCTGGAGATCTGATCCTTGCAGGACTAGCGTTAGCATTTTTTGACCTGAAGTCAAAGGCCTCAACGGACAAAGGGGAGCCTACCTCTTCCAAGTAGCTCAGGATTTGAGGGCGAGAACGAAACTTTTTTCCTGTAGGACTGTGTGAAAACAAGGTACAAACAGAAAATCACttgataaaaatattttttttgatgtgTGGATAATAATTTCATCACTTGCTGCGATCTTCTAGAACTTTAGGAAAATAGGTTCGGCAGCAAAAGTAGAAACCACTTAAAATGTAGTGCTATTTGGATTTCTCAACCAGATTCCTTTTCCATGAATCTGTACTCATTCTAACACACACTCAAAGACCAATCAGTTCACAATTTGCACACCAACACTTACATGTGTAGTTGAAATAGAATGTGTTTGGTCTGAGTTCTACAATGTTCAATGTACATGATGTCATATTAattgttgaagaaaaaaagtgcaCATTAAATCTAAACAGGAACGAAGGATTTTTGTGAAGCAATTTGAggaatttttttcacaagagGTCGTTTTATAAAGAACACTCATTTGTTTACCTACAAAAACTTAGTGGCCATGCTGCAACATGCACTATATAACTCAACGCAGGAAATCAAAGAAAGAGTTTCACTCTGGCTTAAGCTTTCTTTGCAATTTTGCAGCTGAAACTCTCAGGATAATGTGGTCAGCCAGAGCTTTATCCAGAGGCTATTTAGtaagcctgggtgactagtgaagaTTACTAATCGACTAGCCGCGCCTCAAATTGtcacgactttgacactagtcacgactaatttttaattctcaAGCTGCATTGCAGGATATTGCTTGCCTCAGTCACAATATAGTAAAATTCACAATGAAGAAATTGAAGGATTGTATTattgatgtctgattgtgtttggttagtacatgtaaatgtatattATATTGTTGTGAATAGTTGTGAACCCCACGGTTAACCCTGCAGTGGAAAAAAATGGTAGTCAAGACTCAACTAAGCAATAACGGTTGCGACTTTTTCAATACCTGCACTAGTCATCCAGGCTTACGATAGATGGATTGCAGTtccgtcattgaccgccatctttgatgtattaatAAGAGaaaaagatggcggtcaatgacgcatattgcaatccatctatttaGACTCCATTGTAATTGTAAGCAATGCcatctacatgtagtttgtaATTACCTCCAGTAGTAAACGTCCACCTTCCCAGCACTCACGCCTTGCATTCTCTGAGTAGCAATACGTCTCCATCCATCAGGAATTACTACTTCGCCATCAGCCCCACCGCCAGGAGACACAGAAGCCTTTGCAGCTGGGGACTTTGCAGCGGGGGATTTCTTTGGGGTTGTTGAACTTTTAGCAGGTTTTGTTCCTTCAGGTTTGGACTTCTTAGGCGTGCTTGATATTTCAGATTCTACATTTGAGGCGGTTTTGGTTTCAGACTCTTCACCCTTGTCAGCAGGTTTTTCATCCTTTGATTCAGTTTTAGTCTCTGATGCCATTTGCTCTTTGAGTTCTGAATTCCTCTTTTTCATGGGGAGTTCCTTTTCTGGTTTTGTCTCTACTGCTCCTCCACTCTTGACATCCACTGCGGGTGACTTGGCTTCCTTGACGGTTGGCTTTGCCTCCTCAGCCCTAAGGGCCTCCTCTTGCCTCCTGAGTTCTTGCTCCATCTCAGCACGGTGTCGCTTCTTGGGTGTGAGGGGACGGGGTGAAGTTGAATGTACAGGAACCACTAGGGGGCTGATTTTGCAGATTGGTGATACATCACTGTCACTAGAGCCGGATGCGGATCTGCAAAGGTACAATCAAACTCTGTTTACTTGATGTTgggtaaaacaaacatgaacactttCTCCAAGTATTTATCACACAATTTTGTAATATCTTTAACTGAAGATTAAATAAACCAAACCAGAAAGTATTAAAGAACCAACAAGATTTGTATTTTGGCATCTACTTTGAATATTTAAAGTATTTCATTTGAGCAGTGTCGTTATTTCAGAACAACCAACTCAGTCCATTAATTAAAAAATGGCACCCAAGTATTTTATTCAGGATTACATTACAAGACTgattctttcccttttttatgtACTCATCATTTCTATAACCAACATATTGTAAAATTACTACACATATTGCACATTATGGCAGTCCTGCCCTGTTGCATTATTGTTAATTTCATTGTTGTTTGTCATTTTTGAATATCATTATATTTTGGATATTGACACATTTTTGCCCGTAAAGGGTTTCAAATgcaatgttttttaaaggcagtggacactattagtattggtaattatcaaagactagacttcacagttgatgtataacatatgcataaaataacaaacctgtgaaaatttgagctcaatcggtcatcgaacttgcgaaataatgaaagaaaaaaacacccttgtcacacaaagttgtgtgcgtttagatggttgattttgagacctcaagttctaaatctgaggtctagaaatcaaattcgtggaaagttacttatttcttcgaaaactatggcacttcagagagagccgtttttcacaatgttttataccatcaacctctccccattactcgtcaccaagaaaggttttatgctattaactattttgagtaattaccaatagtgtccactgcctttgatatgttttgtttacaccaATTTCAAACATAAGGTTAGGGAAACTTGTCATCCccctacccctccccccccccccccccagtgctCACAAGAAGACTCTATTTGAAGGGATTTAGACCCAGTTACTGGGGGCGCTGATACTCGGGGGGTTTTCTAACTAATTAATTTGGACTATTGGAAAGTTGAATTTTACATTTCCCTTGCTCTTATAGTTATTAAACATGTTAATAACACTCAGCGAAGACAGAGCGGAGATCTGAATACAGAATGGAAAGTACACACTGTCTGTGTGCAGTGCTAGTGCAGTGTTTGTGTATTACTGTATATGGGTAGTGACCACGCATAGGGCAGGTGCAGCATGTGCAGGTGGGCAGTGGACAGTCAGTGGTGGGTGATTTTGAATTCGAATTGGACCTTTTTTTTAAGGCAGCTCGATGTGGGATAGCAAAGCAAAATATTGTATAATAGGGAAACAATATACCGCAGCTTTGATTTCTGCCAGGTACGAACAAAGATAATACACAAATTACTAATTTTGCGCGGGCAAACTGCATGAGCTGGACATTTGCAAAGCCCAAGCAAAGGTGTGCACGATTGAAATTATATGTTTTTGATGCAGCTAAGTATTGAAATTTGACAGTCAAAAGCACGCAGTAATTCCAACTGGCAATGCAAATTTCAACTGTCTTTAGCTGCACAATTTATCAGTcttaaaagcaaaacacatcACGTAAGAAAACTATCAATCTTACCCTGATCTAGGCCTGGAAATATCCTCAGGTGCCTCGAAAGTTGTAATAACGCATTCTTCCGCCATTTTGGCAATAATAAAGTGCGCCCTCTCTAGTTATTTTAGGTTTCACGCGGGTTCGATCGCTCGTTATTACCATtatcgcatgcaattatgtcctctataaTTCAATACTATCCgtaggacattattgcatattaTATGCAATAATGACCgctggacggttttgcatatgcaatcgtgtccgcccggacgctgctgcataatgcaattgtgtccgcccggacacatttacATATGCAGTTGTTTCCGCCCGCGTGCAAAACCGCCCTTGCAGTAAATTATGAACCCCAAACGCTTGAgaataaggccgtgtccgaaacggcgacttcggctacagctacggctagatcgcgcgcgtctgcctattcttcaacactggtagacgcgctgatctagacgtagctgtagccgaagccgtcgtttGGGACACGGCCTAAGTGTCCACCTTGGTGGACGGAACATGTTcgccattttttaaaggtaactGCATGTCATAAATGACATGGGAAAtattcggccgttgggtattcgctgcaatcattaTACGTGATGCTGCATATtatgtaggttcagtgcatgcacgctcgcttacgcgcgcatacaaagtacagtcatgtacatgtccgccggacggtttttgcattaccccccggacacgattgcatatgcaaaagtgtccggagcggacaatattgcgtggcggacacaattgcatgcgacaccggtacCGACGTCTATAAAAGCCAAGAATTGTTACATGCCCAGCTATTATCCAGGATTATTCCTTTTTCCTTCGTTTGATCAATTAaacttttaaataattatgttcCAAGTAAAAAGATAATGAAGCAAACAGAAAACATATATGAAATCtcgatttcttttttaatatgaTTATGAGTTTCCAGGTTGGTGTCATTATTTTGTGGGTGTGTTGAACCACATACACACACGTTTTGCCATAAAAATGTTGCAAACAGACACCTCCACTAAGCAGATGGTTTTATCTTGATGTCACTTTTCTGACATAGGATTATATGCTAAATTCATGAGTGCAAACAGATTTCTGCACATCCAAAAACATCTCTTGAGACCAGCACCCCACCCCCAGCCCGGCCTGGATGATGTGTATGTGGAATGGCCCAATTTAGGAAATCAATGACTCACCCAGTCTTTTTACTTTGGGGAAATTCATCTACCCAAATTGTGTTGACATTACAACAGTTGAAAAGGTGTTCCTAtggggtgtgttcgattagcttgcCTGGGTCgacccgcggtgctcactcgggtgagagCCCCTCAGAGCTAATCGAACCACACTCGCCCCCTCGTGGTGTTGTCACGCACATTGGGTCACCGCTCActaaaaaatgttgaaagaGGCAGGggccaacgagatatggccgggattgatTTAGCTCCAAGCTGTTCGGCGCAGCTGAATTCAAATTTTGAATTTGTGGTGTTACTGATTTCAGGAAAGGTTTATCTTTTTGATCAGAGCTTGGCAACAAGCAATAAGGGATGTGTCACCACGACGACCGTGCCTCTACATAGACTTCAACAAGTCAGCTGTTGTAATTGGTTTCTAAATCCTGCCTGAAGAGCTAGCTAGCAGCTCCAGCCGCCTTTATTGCACGGTTAATTCTCCAAGTGAAAACACACAGGACTTATACAAGTCTAGCATTGTGATGATGTGGACACCTGTTTCTTCATCCACACGTTGTTATGGTATGGTGGAATGCTCACTGAGGtcacaacaaaatacaatattaaTTTATAGAATGGTGTTACCCTCCGCGATTTTGGAGCATAAAAGCCACGCGTAAATAACGCGTGATTCTTTTGATTATGCCACTTTCGTTTTCTCGACATTTTGTACGGGTTGCCTCAGATTGTGAACTGCAGTTTATTTTACGGCGAGACATTACAGTTAATCAGTGTTTGTGCTTTCTGTTCTTTAAAACATAGACACGACCGAGAAGTGAAGATAATGAAGTTTTTGGTCACCAATTACATCATTTGGTGACATCTTCAATAacaaatctttctgaaagtgtgtatatactcagcgccttgagtaccttgtttggtagatacgtgcgctatataagacttcgatattattatctGTAAATCTTAAAGTTTGATTTCTAACGTTTGCAAGCTAAGAAAACGTAACCATGGACTCTCAACGTGTTATATTGGACGGTGATTTGAGCTGCGAGTTGCCAAGGCAACGCTCTAAAAAGTCGTCCGTATATTTACCAGCTCAACATTCACAGGTAAGCATCACCATGACTAACTGTTACTTCGAAAAACACGACAGATTAAGAAGTAAACATGTATAGATAATAGCAAAGTTGTGCAAAGTTAGTTTTATTCGCAAATGTGTCTCTTAACGACGGAGGATCATAATAATATCAGTTATCCAAAACAATTCTTCTTAAAACTTATCAAATAATTGGACTCTTTGAAGTAATGACGGAAAGATTGTGGGTTGTTAAATTTACACCTAACTGAGGCCTATACAGGGTCATGATAGAAAACTTCCATTAAAGTACTCTTGCCTAAAAATTGTGgagaaattagtgaaacaaTTAAGTTTTAATCTTGCGAGACTAAAACTTTGTGCCCTCGCTGTCCGGAGCACAATGATAAAACTTGGTCATGTATGCATTCGTTAACTAACGGAACATGAAGTGGCCTCATAGATTTGTTGGTCAAAACTTGCCAAtggtgtacccccccccccccccccgtccccgAAAAATATGGAATATacgtctgtttttgttttaatttggggTATTGTTTTACCAatgccccccccacccccgggccggtgtcgcatgcaattatgtgcTCTATGCAATACTACCCTATGcaaataatgtccgccggacggctttgcatatgcaatcgtgtccacccggacgctgctgcatgatgcaatgtgtccgcccggacccatttgcatatgcagttgtgtccgccccgtgcaaaaccgtccttgcagtaaatgaaacgcccttggtcgacggaacacgttcgccatttgtTTTACAAGCCAAgagcatgtcatgaatgacatgggaaaggTTCGGCCCGTTTGGTGTAATCATAAATACGTGAAAAGTATATAGgctatacgtaggttcagtgcatgcacgctcgcttacgcgcgcacatactaTACCGGTACAGTCATGTActtgtccgccggacggtttttgaatagccccggacacgattgcatatgcaaaagtgcccggagcggacagtattgcatggcggacacaattgcatctgacaccgccCGGCCTGAACGGTGAATTTGTCAACAAAGCGTGGGGATGTCTTTACAACAGGGGAAAACACTCTTAAAATTGCCTTTAGTGAAGCAATCTCTTATTATAACCAGAATAGTAATAGAAGGggttttttgtaattatttccATAATATAGATACCTCAACGGAGCGTAATGCACTTATGCTTGATGTGTACCCTGCAAGTCTAATCATGGTCTGGAGTTATCGACATGAGATGGGGAGTCCGGGACGAGG
This window encodes:
- the LOC139951171 gene encoding uncharacterized protein, which encodes MAEECVITTFEAPEDISRPRSGSASGSSDSDVSPICKISPLVVPVHSTSPRPLTPKKRHRAEMEQELRRQEEALRAEEAKPTVKEAKSPAVDVKSGGAVETKPEKELPMKKRNSELKEQMASETKTESKDEKPADKGEESETKTASNVESEISSTPKKSKPEGTKPAKSSTTPKKSPAAKSPAAKASVSPGGGADGEVVIPDGWRRIATQRMQGVSAGKVDVYYWSPTGKKFRSRPQILSYLEEVGSPLSVEAFDFRSKNANASPARIRSPAPGKTKKVTPKAKVKESPKKAKTKTKPLGRPRKNSGGKSPAKKTPAKKSQVKKSPAKKSQVKKSPAKKLAKQPRKVMKPPPDTGPKKASRAQQLQKLLVKINFQKPGDIREMSSDESSNVSEDDFDPGTTEEIDNTSEISVTPSPPPTKKMRRHSSPID